The Lutra lutra chromosome 1, mLutLut1.2, whole genome shotgun sequence genomic sequence gtgagggagagaaagagagagcacaggcaggcagagtggcagcagaggcagagggagaagcaggctccctgccgagcaaggagcccgatgtgggactcgatcccaggacgctgggatcatgacctgagccaaaggcagccgcttaatcaactgagccacccaggcatccccccgcttacacttttaaaaaaacacatttatgcatatatacaaaCCTTAGATCCATGGAATATGTTTAGCATGTATTAATGGATTGTTATTATCTTAGTCtgtgtttttatcatttaattaatGTGATTGAGTACTGACTATGTGCTAGATGTAAGGAATTCTGCAGTAGCTCAGTAGAAAATCCCTCATGGAGAACTgagataaacattaaataaattatcataCAAATAACTGTATGGTTGTAATATGGGAGgtattttgaaggaagaaaacatgTGACAGTAGCATAGAGGGAACTTACATTTACCCATAAAATGATACTTGGTGTTGTTATTAAAGACAGAATACAAAGTTTGAAATGGGTTATTAGTCTAACTTCCTAACATTTCCCCTATACTCTTGATATTCTTTATCCTTGACTTtacatttacttcttttccaaatgTTCATGAAAATgaagacttaaaatttttatgtttttttagtCAGTTGATGTTTTTGAAATACGATAAAGTAATCTAGATTAAGATACTGTTTATAGGTTGCctgcgtctgccttcggctcaggttatggttccctggtcctgggttcgagtcccacatcgggctccctgcttggcaggaagcctgcttctcccactccctctgcttgtgttccctctctcgctgtgtttctctgtcaaataaataaataaaatctttaggaaaaaaagagaacagtttGTCTTGCCAAGAACTTTTgaaaaatcatggaaaatatGGCAATCTAAATTAGGCTTTAATGCTGGattgaatttatatatgtaaaggagaaaaagtgtacatttcacatgcttattttcttgattccttttcttctctgtaacTCTCTACTCAGACTTCTTTGCTGTCATAACCTCCTTTTTTTCACACATTTGTTTTGGAACTTGGCCCTCTTTTCCTTCACTTGGTAATCAAAAGTCATGTTTATATAAGTGATTCCTTAATTTATGTTTCTGGCTTCCTGATTCTTCTCTTGAGCTCTAGGGCCATGTTTCCCTGTGCATCCCCCAGAATATCTAAGTGAACATATTCACAATCGAAAAAAGGATTCTTCTTTTGCTGAAAGTATTTTAAGTATGGATGTGGTTGCTATCTTTTCAGTCCCTTAGACTGGAGATTATCAAGTCATTTTAGCTTCTCTAATAACGTGCACATCTCAGCAGTCTCTGTTCATTCTGCTTCAGAAATGTTTATTGTAGTAGGGTGTATAGCAAAAAGCAATCTCTTAACATAGTTTTTTGCCTTCTGAAAGAATATAGAACGATATTTTCCAGCATTAAAAAGGAAGGCCAGCCTTCTGAGACAAAATGAAGTACAGAGAAAAGCAGTTGCAGTTCTCAAGAGACCTAACCAGTTAAATAGAAAGTAAGTACTCAAATATGGTAATACTGTGTTATcctgaataaataaacataacacTTCTTGCACCTAAATGatcaaatgaatatatttgtaGTGGTCATTTTCTAGACAGATATTTGGGATGTCTCTTTGAACATCCAATATGGAAGCATTCAGTAATggctttcttatttcttagaCCCACTATTATTGATGAATTTAACAAATTATAAACTTAAAGAAGCATCTGTCTGCTTTATTATCTCGTTTGCAtatagaataaaattataaaattgattgTTAGGTAAAAACAACTCTGCAGGAATTATTCAAAATTGGGAATTCTAAAAGTTAAAATTGCTATTTGGTCTCAAGTACTCTTAAGAGAACAGGGTATTTGTTGAAAAAGCAAACTACAAAGAATTCTTCATGAATGCTTCttaagctgaatttttaaaaaagtaatcttgATGTGTAACGTGGGGCTCTCAATCACAACCTCAAGATAAAGAGTTAACATGCTctattgagccagccaggccctccaTAGCTGAgattattatgttaaatgaaaagcataacagaaacttaaaaatgtgACCTATTGTTATGACATTCTGTTTTCTGTAAGGATAAAATGGGCAGAAAGGAAGTTGATAAACTGCTAAGTGTCTACATTATTTCAGTTTCAAATACCACTTATTCATCTCTTGTGGAAgataattcaaaaacaaaaactaaagtgGAATGGCTGGAGTTTCAGTTTCACTTAACtatcatctctttttcttttgggaatCATTTGGTGTAGTAGATTTTGGAAAATGGGAACTTCTTAAATAAGAACTTGTCCATTACGTGAAGCATTAATGACCCATGTTAATTGTGCTAGCTAGGAAAATTTGAGTCTCTCTAAAATTGGAGGTAAGATTAGGCAATCTGTtaagtgtttataaaaaatacatacctagataaatatgaaaaatttgtTCTCTCATATTTTACTGACTTCACATAGAGATTAGAAGGGAATTGGTGAAAGTCAAGTCAAACATAATTGAGAGTACATTGCCGTGTGTGAAAGAGCAAGCAGTGGAAGACTGTAAGTTTCTGTgtgatttatattaatatataaaggTTTCTGAGTGAGAATGGAAAACTGTAGgtgttatttttcaagattttctctttacttttgggTTTCAGCAGTTTGACTAGGATATGCCtagctgtgattttctttttactaatcctataaataaatctgtatatatgtttttcagcaaatttaagaaatagcattaaaaatgtttaatgtcttTAGAAGAGATATTCTATGTTGGAATATTCAGAATTAACTAGGTTGTTATGTAGCATGCTAcagaaagatatttataaattgaaTCTCAATAGCTTTgtgtaaataagaaaataattcagagtCTTTATGTTTAGTGTACCTCAAATGTCCAACCTATGAATTTAactatttttgcttgttttttctcAGGATGTTTGACAGTTGTTAAAGGGCTGAGACTATTcactatgtgtgtgtttttgttgcAGAAATAACATTCCAACCAGTTTTACCAGGAGTGGAAATAAATTGAGTCATCAGAAAGATACTCGTCAGGCaacttttcttttcagaagagGCCTAaaggtatataaaaaaaaaaaaaccaaaaaaaccccttaCTGGTGCTTTCTTTTTACTCAAGGGATCTTGAACATCTACCTTTAGTAATAATCCTCAGTCATAGGATTAAATAATCCTCAATCATAGCCCATGGTTGAGGTGTAGGGGTTGGGTTTGGGATATGGAGACTGACATTAGATTAGTTcttttggttgtttattttttcttttctctctcttgtcatCAGTAGCAGCATCTTAGGAGTTTAAGGTGCTACTTAGGTATAAATTTGTTTTACCACTTGTTCTGATATAGGAACCCCAACAAAGAGGTATTGCCAGAATAGTCACATGCCTCTCTTGCATTCATACACACACCACACTGGGTTATAAAGTTACAGAGCAGGATCGCTTTTTGGATTCAAATCCTCTGCTTTCTATGGGatctactgctttttttttccccttcaggttCAGGCCCAGTTGAACACAGAACAACTGCTAGACGATGTAGTAGCAAAGAGAACTCGTCAGTAagtttcaatttgtttttcaagatGTCATTTCAAAATTCCCAGAATACTAGCAACCCAGAAATTAAATGAGACCAAAAGTATATTAACCCTTGACCTGAAATAGATGaatccattttgttctttgtttttttcccccaagagccttttatattttcacatgTCCATGTTATGAGTTTTAGCAACAAATACATCactctatttaaaaaagaaattaatgaccTATTCCATTTTAATGAAATAGATCTTTATTATCAGTAACTGCCTTTATATAAGTGAACCTATTCAgggaataaatataagaaaatccaATAGAgattttagaaaacttgtaaacctttaattttataatagaaTGTTTTTCCTCCTCACATACTCTTTTTTTATCCCCTAAccccataaaaattttttaaaaatacattttttgtctGTTAGAATTGCACTTCTGACGTGTGAGTTGTAATACTCTAATTCCATCAATAAGATCAGGTTTTGAGATTAAATTATTTAGAACTATGGCtactttttgaaaaacaaaatgtatacaaCATGGTGTTAGTCCAGATGTGATGCCAGCTATAAATGAGCAGAGTGTAAGAAAAGAAACTGTTTGAACTTGGTGTTCACAGTACTCTTTTGCATGGGAGTCATGACATTGGGAAccataaggaaagaaataataataagctGTTTGCTTCTGCAATGAACAATGCCTATATAGTTGTAATAATATAAATGCTGTTtgtcttgaacttttttttttttttaaagattttatttttttgacagagagagacagatcacacgtaggcagagaggcaggcagagagagaggaggaagcaggctccccaccgagcagacagcccgatacggggctcgatcccaggaccctgggatcatgacctgagccaaaggcagaggcttaacccactgagccacccaggcgcccctgttttgaaCTTGTGAGAATAAAcctatagggggaaaaaaagcacataaTACTTTATTTGGTTAacaatatggtgaaaatgtctgaTTTTGAGTAACATAAATACAAAAGTAGAGCTGATAAAAAATAGGAGGTACAAAGTGGGAgaagaggtggaaggaaggagtAGAGGTACTACTGTTCTTTCATACAAAGTTGGGAGGGGATGGTGTtgagagagattgaaagaaagAGGTTTAAGAAACTGAGAGAGATTTAAGTATATATGAAGTTATAATGGAGGTAAAATAGTGACATATAGATATCAAAATGTTCAGAGGTAGGTAGGGAAACTAGAGGATAGTGTGATACCTAAAATTTTATCATAGCAAAGTATTACATACACATCTTGAACAGTGAACTGGAAGAACTAGCAAACAGTAAAAATAGGAAAGGTTAAAATTGCTGCCATTGGAGAGCAGGAGAGGTATGCCTCTGGGGAGCAGTAAGTTGGGGGAGAAAACTGGGAACTGTTACTTTTCATTAGaatcttttctgtatttaattgaatgtacatatatttattacactgaaaaatacttaataaatttaagtGTCTGGTTCCTATACCCAAGATGCTGATTAATTATATTATTGTGGggcttagtattttttaaaagctaagaaAAAGTGATATCTACtttaaaatgcatgtttttaTATGAAATACACTACAGGTTTTATAAACTTGCACTTCaatgaagtttttggttttttgaaacTAGATGGCGGACTTCCACCACAAATGGAGGAATTTTGACTGTCTCTATTGATAATCCTGGAGCAGTGCAGTGTCCAGTGTAAGTCCTCCTTTTATTGTGCAGAAATTATAACCTCTCAGTGGTTACCTATTCAGTAGGTAATAGAAAAGCATTGGACTTCTGCTCATGATATCCAAGTTAAGATAAACTGAGGCAAAGATAAAAGTAATACTTGTAGTACAGGGTGGAAATAGTATATTATAAAGTTAAAATTCTCTGGATTCCTGGTTCTGTGGCCCCAAAGTAGCCACTTTTAAcagtttcatgtttttatttaaaaaaaaaaaaaagttggtgcaTGTATACTAAGTagtatatacatttcttttttatgtataatGATAAATGAGGGAATGCTATATATGTATTGCTATATATGTATTTGctattttctcctctgtctttACTTTTCAGTACCTACAGATctgccttctttttaaagacttcctCGTGTGTTCTTTTATCTGGATGACCTTAATTTAGTTAACCATTCCGTTATGTTTATTGCATTATAAACTTTGTaggtttgttttgtatttgatCTCTTCAGCCATTTtagtaaatgaagaaaacagaggatGAGTCCCCAATCATTCCAGATTGTTGAAAAGTTTATAATTCTACTTAAAGAGGTATTCTATGAGTGATTATAAATTTTAGTCTTTAGATTAGTCAAGAACCAGGTACAGTAGTAGTACCCCCTTGTCTGTGATTTCACTTCtcatggtttcagttacccagTCAACCATGCTCTGGAAACAGATGATCCTCCTTTTGATGTattgtcagaaggtcagtagtagcctgaCAACAACAGCACAATTCCTACATTaatcacctcacttcatctcatcatttaggcattttatcatcttacaTGGTGAATACAATAACATGTTGAGAGAGGAGACCATTTTGAGAGACCATTTTCACacaacttttattacagtatattgctacagttgttcttttttattattagttattcttAATCTCACATCattcctaatttataaattaagctttgTCATAGATATGTAtgttataggaaaaaaacatgcaGTATGTGTAGGGGTTCAGTACTATCTGCAGTTTCAGATATCAGccggtgggggtgaggggcagttCAGGAATGTATACCCTATGGAAAAGGAAGGACTGGTGTACTTTTTTGAGAACACAGAATAGCCCTATCCATTAGAACATGTGTACAAATCAAGATGTCTTATGtaccaaataatttatttcttttttttattattaagcttATCTGATTTCATATTAACTTTTTTCCTAACAGAACTCAGAAACCACGGTTAACTCGTACTGCTGTACCCTCATTCTTGACAAAACGGGAACAATCTGATGTAAAGAAAGTCCCTAAAGGTGTCCCCCTACAATTTGACATAAACAGTGTTGGAAAACAGGTaaatttttttgttagtttgtatttctgtgggcCATTGATTGAGAAtatcttaattaatttaaaaaagtgtgtAATGGATTAAATAGGGTGTCCTAAGTCTCTTCAACCCTGGCAAGCCACTGATGGAtctactttgtttctttattattattattattttatttaacttttaaaattttgatttcttagtgatttgtgagagagagagagcgcgagcacaagttggggtgagagacagagggagaagcaggtttcctgctgagcaaggagcccaatgtgggattcgatcctggaaccatgggatcatgacctgagccacaggcagacgcttaaccaactgagccacccaggcatccctacttttTGTTTCCATAGATAAGCCTATTGTagacatttcatatgaatagCATCATAAaacatgtggtcttttgtgactgatttcttttacttatcatagtatttttttttaatttaattttttcagtgttgcaacattcattgtttatacaccacacccagttaGCATAGTATTTTCATGTTTCATCCATAGGGTATgatctttttattactgaataatgttccatcatatggatatactgtatttaatttttcattcatcagttgatagacacttgggctattACCATTCtgtggctgttgtgaataatggtCATCTGCACATTGatgtacatgtcttttttttttttttttaaagattttatttctttatttgacagagatcacaagtagtcagagaggcaggcagagagagagagggaagcaggctccctgctgagcagagagcccaacgtgtggggctcaatcccaggaccttgagatcatgacctgagccgaaggcagaggctttaacccactgagccacccaggtgccccgtacaTGTCTTTTGTATGAGTAGGTGTTTCCATTTCCCCCGGATAAAAACCTACCGGCAGAATTCCTATATCCTATCATCTATGAACTGCCAGACTTGTTTTCCAATTTGGCTGCACCGTTTATATTCCTTCCAGCATGTATGAGAGTTctaaatttctccacatcctcatctaCACTTGTTATTGCCTGTCATTTGATTATTCCAAGTGCTTGTAGGTGgtgtgtctcactgtggttttgacagTTTTTATATTACATTCAACTTTGTGTCTTGTGATTCTTGCTAAAATTCACTTAACTACTTTAGCAGTTttgtagattccttaggattttctttgtaAACAATCATGTCATCCTTCAAATTCCTTCCCAATctttaaaccttttctttttcttctttattgtgaTGGCTAGAACCTTCtgtacagtgttgaatagaagtggtgagagcatAGTATGCTTGCCTTGTCCCCAGGCATGAGGAGAAAGCATGAAGCATTTCACCATTGTGTATGATGTTAGCAGTGGGTTTTTAGTAGATtctctttatcaggttgagggaGTTCCCTTTATTCATAATtgactgagaatttttatcacgaatggatgttggattttgtcaaatgctttttttttttttttttttttttggtatccatTGATATGTGTGGAATTGAAATAGGGAGTATGGACAGGAGTTTGACcaagtttgttttactttttattttgtcatggttacttttctttaagaaatgatgacataggggcgcctgggtggctcagttggtgaagtgactgccttcggctcgggtcatgatcccagggtcctgggactgagccctgtgttgggctccttgctcggcagggagcccgcttctccctcttcctctgcctgctactctgcctgcttgtgcactctctctctgtcgtttaaataaataaaattttaaaatatgtatatatacatagatatttaaaaaaaaaaaaagaaacgtgaCATATAATTTGGTTGTGTGTTCTGCTGTTAATCAAAAACCAGATGTTGATTTGGATTTCCATGAGGAACTCACAGAAATCCAAAAACTCAGAGAAATTCAAGAAAGTAtgtttcagggacgcctgggtggctcagtcagttaagcttctgcctttggctaaggtcatgatcccagggtccttggatcgagtcccacatcgagctccttgctcagcaggaagcctgctcttccctctgcctgctgctctccctgctagTGTGCACACTTgcactttttctctccctctcctctgacaaataaaatcttaaaaaaaaaaaataggtttcggggcgcctgggtggctaagtgggttaagcctctgctttcagctcaggtcatgatctcagggtcctgagatcgagcccacattgggctctctgttcggcagggagcctgcttaccccccctctctctgcctgcctctctgcctacttgtggtctttctttctctctctgtcaaacaaatttttaaaaaaatttaaaaaaataggtttcaAATATTCACAAGTGGATTTTGTCTTTTATCAGAGACATCACTAGAATTTGTGGCAATGTTTGTAGAGCCTAAAAACAATTCATATAGAGAAACTCTTGGATGTATGACTTGTGGGCATTATGGTAATGAGTTTTATATAGTGTATAATGTAGGCATTTATAGGGGTTAGGAGGTAGAGATTGTGAGTCAGATCACTAGGTTGAAATTCTGGAGCTGCAAGTAGGCAAGTTAactaacttctctgaacctcactaAATTCACCTATTCATATATGTGGTCTTTGTTAGAGTTAAATGAGTTTGTATGCATAAATATGTAGGAAATGTTACTTGTTGCTTTGAATTACCGTTATGATCACATTATTGTTCTTAAGCAAATACGGCTAATAGTcaagttgttaatttttttattttgttttctctagacAGGGATGACTTTGAATGAGCGATTTGGGATCCTGAAGGAACAAAGAGCTACTCTCACGTTCAACAAAGGAGGAAGCCGTTTTGTAACTGTGGGATAGATCCATGTCAAAGGGACTTTTGAGTGATGACTCTGTTTTAAAAGTTGAATTGCTTGAAGAGTTCATCACAAAAATTCAAgaaactttatttcaaaatattcacaAGGCTAaataactcttatttttatttttgaagtgtgttttttttttaaacatgtataaaTAACTCCCTGAAAGAATAACAGGGAATATACCTATCTGTTCTTAAGATTTCATGGTCCAGACAGAACAATTCTCTGTTTGACTTCTTTGGTTCCTCATGaagcagaaagaacacagaatgatagaaattaattatttttatgatagtGGTATTTAGGATCTCAtcacttttgttcattttttacacTTTCCCATGGTAAATCTTGGTCTTCAGAGATATGAGTAGGTCCCTTTGTTGCTGTCACCCATCCTTTAATAGTGTTGATGTAATAAGTGCAGTTGACTTTTCTTCattagatatattaaaaaaaatcactagaattCCAGTTTtgagttttaagatttttggGAATATCTGGAATTTGGGTTACTTTTCAGATGACATTAGGTTAATCCTCCAGAGTTGTTAATTTTTAATGCTGAACTTTTAACAAGAAATGTGACTCTAGGCATTAGTCTGtgtttaaaatgttgatatttaaaggctataaataaatgtgtgtttacaAAATTATCTTAGAAGAGAAGGTCCAATGTAAAAACCTGAAAATTGtgtttagaaaatgaagaaaacaggaggAAGTAGCAGGTTGAGGACAGG encodes the following:
- the FYTTD1 gene encoding UAP56-interacting factor isoform X2, whose protein sequence is MRVRWGLQQNSGFGKNSLSRRGRVMPGKRRPYGVITGLAARKATGIRKGISPMNRPPLSDKNIERYFPALKRKASLLRQNEVQRKAVAVLKRPNQLNRKNNIPTSFTRSGNKLSHQKDTRQATFLFRRGLKVQAQLNTEQLLDDVVAKRTRQWRTSTTNGGILTVSIDNPGAVQCPVTQKPRLTRTAVPSFLTKREQSDVKKVPKGVPLQFDINSVGKQTGMTLNERFGILKEQRATLTFNKGGSRFVTVG
- the FYTTD1 gene encoding UAP56-interacting factor isoform X1, which codes for MNRFGTRLVGAMATPPPPQPKARSNENLDKIDMSLDDIIKLNRKEGKKQNFPRLNRKLQQSSARQFRMRVRWGLQQNSGFGKNSLSRRGRVMPGKRRPYGVITGLAARKATGIRKGISPMNRPPLSDKNIERYFPALKRKASLLRQNEVQRKAVAVLKRPNQLNRKNNIPTSFTRSGNKLSHQKDTRQATFLFRRGLKVQAQLNTEQLLDDVVAKRTRQWRTSTTNGGILTVSIDNPGAVQCPVTQKPRLTRTAVPSFLTKREQSDVKKVPKGVPLQFDINSVGKQTGMTLNERFGILKEQRATLTFNKGGSRFVTVG